One Phycisphaera mikurensis NBRC 102666 DNA window includes the following coding sequences:
- a CDS encoding acyl carrier protein, protein MGLGTVELTLDVEARFGILIPAAEASSVVTVADLLRLIEERLQGDSEAAERSARDQIAERWRRATTGRTGGGNASMPDFDRRPLDVLGPRELRRFHQKLIDDGFYPPELRPPAGTRPVLRTLWVGFPLAAAAASWAFFRSVEVVPGAIIVGLCPPALATLAARRLPHRPPEGWTRFGDVAAWLATASASSLPPGQRPAAEQVWPELRRIVAWYVGVRPEEVRSDHRLVDDLGLD, encoded by the coding sequence ATGGGACTCGGGACGGTCGAGCTGACGCTGGACGTGGAAGCACGCTTCGGGATCCTCATCCCCGCTGCCGAAGCGTCGTCGGTCGTCACGGTCGCGGACCTGCTCCGCCTGATCGAGGAACGCTTGCAGGGCGATTCGGAAGCGGCAGAACGATCGGCTCGCGATCAGATTGCGGAGCGTTGGCGTCGTGCAACGACCGGTCGGACAGGCGGCGGAAACGCCTCGATGCCCGACTTCGATCGCCGCCCGCTGGACGTGCTCGGACCAAGGGAGTTGCGACGCTTCCACCAGAAGCTGATCGACGATGGGTTCTATCCGCCGGAGCTCCGCCCGCCTGCCGGAACGCGTCCGGTTCTGCGGACGCTCTGGGTGGGCTTCCCGCTTGCCGCCGCCGCCGCGTCGTGGGCGTTCTTCCGCTCCGTCGAGGTGGTCCCCGGAGCGATCATTGTCGGCTTGTGCCCGCCGGCCCTCGCGACGCTCGCAGCGCGGCGACTTCCCCACCGCCCGCCGGAAGGCTGGACGCGCTTCGGGGATGTCGCGGCCTGGCTCGCAACCGCCTCCGCCTCATCGCTGCCGCCCGGGCAGCGGCCTGCGGCGGAGCAGGTCTGGCCGGAGCTGCGGCGAATCGTGGCTTGGTACGTCGGGGTGCGGCCGGAAGAGGTTCGCTCTGATCACCGACTCGTCGACGACCTGGGTCTCGACTGA
- the tgt gene encoding tRNA guanosine(34) transglycosylase Tgt, giving the protein MKFELHHASGPAGPRTGTVHTPHGSFPTPAFMTVGTQGTVKGVTPEQVRATGAGILLGNTYHLLLRPGPELLERAGGLHRFMRWDGPILTDSGGFQVFSLGHINRIGEDGVVFKNPLNGDLVDLTPERSIATQHAIGGDILMAFDDCPPAGGDDPAAARERSKLAMERTHRWLDRCVAFHRGRGRDGRQALFGIVQGGTDEGDRAACVEAVCSHDLPGYAIGGVAVGEDTAAIDRIVAHTAPLMPADKPRYLMGVGYPRDIVAAVRSGVDLFDCVLPTRHGRSGHAFTAAGALKLKNAPFREDFAVLEDACDCPACVGGYTRAYLHHLVKCGEILGGVLLTLHNLRLYQRLMADLRATIPGGRWDAFFSRWPCAIGPEEGQAADERR; this is encoded by the coding sequence GTGAAGTTCGAGCTCCACCACGCATCCGGCCCCGCCGGCCCGCGCACCGGGACGGTGCACACCCCGCACGGGAGCTTCCCGACGCCGGCGTTCATGACCGTGGGGACGCAGGGCACGGTCAAGGGCGTGACGCCGGAGCAGGTGCGGGCCACGGGGGCGGGGATCCTGCTGGGCAACACGTACCACCTGCTGCTGCGGCCGGGGCCGGAGCTGCTGGAAAGAGCCGGGGGCCTCCACCGCTTCATGCGGTGGGACGGGCCGATCCTGACCGACTCCGGCGGCTTCCAGGTGTTCTCGCTGGGGCACATCAACCGGATCGGCGAGGACGGCGTCGTCTTCAAGAACCCGCTCAACGGGGACCTCGTCGACCTGACGCCGGAGCGTTCGATCGCGACGCAGCACGCGATCGGCGGCGACATCCTGATGGCCTTCGACGACTGCCCGCCGGCCGGCGGCGACGATCCGGCGGCGGCCCGGGAGCGGTCGAAGCTGGCGATGGAGCGGACGCACCGGTGGCTGGACCGCTGCGTGGCCTTCCACCGCGGCCGCGGCCGCGACGGCCGGCAGGCGCTCTTCGGCATCGTCCAGGGCGGGACCGACGAGGGCGACCGGGCGGCGTGCGTGGAGGCGGTGTGCTCGCACGACCTGCCCGGCTACGCGATCGGCGGCGTGGCGGTGGGCGAGGACACGGCGGCGATCGACCGGATCGTCGCCCACACGGCTCCGCTCATGCCGGCGGACAAGCCGCGCTACCTGATGGGCGTCGGCTACCCGCGCGACATCGTGGCGGCGGTCCGCAGCGGCGTGGACCTCTTCGACTGCGTGCTGCCCACGCGGCACGGCCGCAGCGGTCACGCCTTCACGGCGGCGGGGGCGCTCAAGCTCAAGAACGCGCCCTTCCGCGAGGACTTTGCGGTGCTGGAAGACGCCTGCGACTGCCCGGCGTGCGTCGGCGGGTACACGCGGGCGTACCTGCACCACCTCGTCAAGTGCGGGGAGATCCTCGGCGGGGTGCTGCTCACGCTGCACAACCTGCGGCTGTACCAGCGGCTGATGGCCGACCTGCGGGCGACGATCCCCGGCGGCCGCTGGGACGCGTTCTTCTCTCGCTGGCCCTGCGCGATCGGTCCCGAAGAGGGGCAAGCCGCCGATGAGCGCAGATGA
- a CDS encoding SulP family inorganic anion transporter: MLDFFKKRPANVKNDVLSGLTVALALVPEAIAFAFVAGVSPIIGLYSAFFLGLITAVVGGRPGMISGATGAMAVVVVSLVAIHGVEYLFPTVMLCGLLQVLVGVGRLGKLIRMVPASVMLGFVNGLAIVIGLAQLGSFKTLGEMGDLVYLSGTPLVAMLGLVGLTMLIIWGLPKLTTAVPSSLVAILVVSGLAAGLNAAWDGSGSADRGPVAAETAAVRGSAAAELVPTVGSMLGTNAKAAAVKESLGVRVDDHGNAAAAGPTTELDPEQVQAAVAAAFATVDADPSASSISAGLPIPFFLDAAYETLPPISLATLWIIFPFALTLAGVGLIESLMTLTLIDEITDTRGRGNRECVGQGVANLTCGFFGGMGGCAMIGQSLINVNSGGRGRLSGVTAAVCLLAFVLFLAPWIEMISMAALVGVMFMVVIGTFEWASIKMARKMPRADTLVMILVAGYTVIFHDLATAVILGVAAAALVFAWQHATHLFADTKIEDNLQGGKTKRYQLHGPLFFASVRSFKELFDVANDPDDVVIDFYYTRVYDQSGLEAVSAISEKYQAAGKRVHLTHLSEECRRLLDKAGDLVEVNVSEDPQYHVATDRLG; encoded by the coding sequence TTGCTCGACTTCTTCAAGAAACGCCCCGCGAACGTCAAGAACGACGTGCTCTCCGGCCTCACCGTCGCCCTCGCGCTCGTGCCCGAGGCGATCGCTTTCGCCTTCGTCGCGGGCGTGTCGCCGATCATCGGGCTCTACTCGGCCTTCTTCCTCGGGCTGATCACGGCGGTCGTCGGCGGCCGGCCGGGGATGATCTCCGGGGCGACCGGGGCGATGGCGGTGGTGGTGGTGAGCCTCGTGGCGATCCACGGCGTGGAGTACCTCTTCCCCACGGTGATGCTCTGCGGGCTGCTCCAGGTGCTCGTGGGCGTCGGCCGGCTGGGCAAGCTCATCCGCATGGTGCCGGCGTCGGTGATGCTCGGCTTCGTGAACGGGCTGGCGATCGTGATCGGGCTCGCGCAGCTGGGCAGCTTCAAGACGCTCGGCGAGATGGGCGACCTCGTCTACCTCTCCGGCACGCCGCTGGTCGCGATGCTCGGGCTGGTGGGCCTCACCATGCTCATCATCTGGGGCCTGCCCAAGCTGACCACGGCCGTGCCGTCGTCGCTGGTGGCGATCCTGGTGGTCAGCGGCCTCGCCGCGGGGCTCAACGCCGCCTGGGACGGATCCGGATCCGCGGACCGCGGCCCCGTGGCGGCCGAAACCGCCGCGGTCCGCGGCTCCGCGGCGGCGGAGCTGGTGCCCACGGTGGGCAGCATGCTCGGCACCAACGCCAAGGCCGCGGCGGTGAAGGAGTCGCTGGGCGTGCGGGTCGACGACCACGGGAACGCGGCCGCCGCCGGCCCCACGACCGAGCTGGATCCCGAGCAGGTGCAGGCCGCCGTGGCGGCGGCCTTCGCCACCGTCGACGCCGATCCCTCGGCGTCGAGCATCTCCGCGGGCCTGCCGATCCCCTTCTTCCTGGACGCCGCCTACGAGACGCTGCCGCCGATCAGCCTGGCGACGCTGTGGATCATCTTCCCGTTCGCGCTGACGCTGGCCGGCGTGGGCCTCATCGAGTCGCTGATGACGCTCACGCTCATCGACGAGATCACCGACACCCGCGGCCGGGGCAACCGCGAGTGCGTCGGGCAGGGCGTCGCGAACCTCACCTGCGGCTTCTTCGGCGGCATGGGCGGCTGCGCGATGATCGGCCAGTCGCTCATCAACGTGAACAGCGGCGGCCGCGGCCGGCTCTCCGGCGTCACCGCCGCGGTGTGCCTGCTGGCCTTCGTGCTGTTCCTGGCCCCGTGGATCGAGATGATCTCGATGGCCGCCCTGGTGGGCGTGATGTTCATGGTGGTGATCGGCACCTTCGAGTGGGCGTCGATCAAGATGGCCCGCAAGATGCCCCGCGCCGACACGCTGGTGATGATCCTGGTCGCCGGCTACACGGTGATCTTCCACGACCTCGCCACCGCCGTGATCCTCGGCGTCGCCGCAGCGGCGCTGGTCTTCGCGTGGCAGCACGCCACGCACCTCTTCGCCGACACGAAGATCGAGGACAACCTCCAGGGCGGCAAGACCAAGCGGTACCAGCTGCACGGCCCGCTGTTCTTCGCCAGCGTCCGGAGCTTCAAGGAGCTCTTCGACGTCGCCAACGATCCCGACGACGTCGTGATCGACTTCTACTACACCCGCGTCTACGACCAGAGCGGCCTGGAGGCGGTGAGCGCGATCAGCGAGAAGTACCAGGCCGCCGGCAAGCGGGTCCACCTCACGCACCTCTCCGAGGAGTGCCGCCGGCTGCTGGACAAGGCCGGCGACCTCGTCGAGGTGAACGTCAGCGAGGACCCGCAGTACCACGTCGCGACGGATCGGCTGGGCTGA
- the yajC gene encoding preprotein translocase subunit YajC: protein MLLIAQAEAAPAPTAPPPAETAPPPADATPITGADGAPLGDPSATGARPVQDPFGGSFLLIIGGMFLVMIFFSITSGRKEKKKKAELLASLAKGSKVQTVGGILGTVVEVRDDELVVKVDENSNTRLRFAKSAVTTVLS, encoded by the coding sequence ATGCTCCTGATCGCCCAAGCCGAAGCCGCACCCGCACCCACCGCTCCGCCGCCGGCCGAGACCGCGCCGCCGCCCGCGGACGCCACCCCCATCACCGGCGCGGACGGGGCCCCCCTGGGCGACCCTTCCGCGACGGGTGCCCGCCCGGTGCAGGACCCCTTCGGCGGCTCCTTCCTGCTGATCATCGGGGGCATGTTCCTGGTGATGATCTTCTTCTCGATCACCTCCGGGCGGAAGGAGAAGAAGAAGAAGGCCGAGCTGCTCGCCTCGCTGGCGAAGGGCTCGAAGGTGCAGACCGTCGGCGGCATCCTGGGCACCGTGGTGGAGGTGCGTGACGACGAGCTCGTGGTGAAGGTGGACGAGAACTCCAACACCCGCCTCCGCTTCGCGAAGTCTGCCGTCACCACCGTGCTCTCCTGA
- the gcvP gene encoding aminomethyl-transferring glycine dehydrogenase — MPDAATATRPASCATGFADRHHGQRPEDTAAMLAAVGAESVEALIERTVPEAIRVREPLDVPAARSEAEALAEVRAIADRNEVVPSLLGCGYHGTHTPPVILRNVLENPLWYTPYTPYQAEIAQGRLEGLLNFQTAISDLTGLPVAGASLLDEATAAAEAMAMCHGQARGKKARFLADAGCHPQTLAVLETRARGLGIELVVTDAVAEAAEALAAEDVSGVLVQNPTTDGRLIPADTLEKLAARTHEHGALLVAAADPLSLLLLPGPGQWGADVAVGSAQRFGVPLGFGGPHPAYLATREQLARKMPGRLIGVSRDARGRPALRMAIQTREQHIKRDRATSNICTAQALLANVAGFYCVWHGAEGLRRIARRVCGLAAGLADALRESGVAEEGTVSEEGTFFDTVTFRPLDAGAFDRAAEAGFDLRRFGDGRLGVTADETTTPEVLAGLLAALGGEAETEPPRTEEPAAIETRRSAVLEHEVFQNHRTEHAMMRYLHRLAARDYGLCHGMIPLGSCTMKLNAAAEMLPLTWPQFGAVHPHAPASRTAGYRQLFGELERDLAEITGFAAVSLQPNAGSQGEYAGLLAIRGWHRANGDEERDVCLIPTSAHGTNPASAVIAGMRVVPVRCADNGDIDLDDLTAKCEQHADRLGALMITYPSTHGVFEADIRRCCAVVHEHGGQVYMDGANMNAQVGLTSPGAIGADVCHLNLHKTFCIPHGGGGPGMGPIGVKLHLRPHLPVSPLRGVSQERVAPPTGGTPVCGSAGLAPAERVPEQEDGGYSVSAAEFGSPSILTISWMYIRLMGPDGLRAASERAILNANYMAARLRDAYEVLYTGPRGSVAHEFILDVRPFERSAGVTVDDFAKRLMDHGFHAPTMSWPVAGTLMVEPTESETRAELDRFCDAMLAIRAEIAKVENGTWPRDDNPLHHAPHTAEAVTDEAWDRPYTRQEAAYPSPAQREPGAKFWPSVARIDNPWGDRNLVCSCAPLPPATD, encoded by the coding sequence ATGCCCGACGCCGCGACCGCGACCCGCCCCGCCTCCTGCGCCACCGGCTTCGCCGATCGCCATCACGGGCAGAGGCCCGAGGACACGGCGGCCATGCTCGCGGCGGTGGGGGCGGAGAGCGTGGAGGCGCTGATCGAGCGGACGGTGCCCGAGGCGATCCGGGTGCGGGAACCGCTGGACGTCCCGGCGGCCCGCTCCGAGGCGGAGGCGCTCGCGGAGGTCCGCGCCATCGCCGACCGCAACGAGGTCGTGCCGAGCCTGCTCGGCTGCGGCTACCACGGCACGCACACGCCCCCGGTGATCCTGCGCAACGTGTTGGAGAATCCGCTGTGGTACACGCCGTACACGCCCTATCAGGCGGAGATCGCGCAGGGCCGGCTGGAGGGCCTGCTCAACTTCCAGACGGCGATCAGCGACCTCACCGGCCTGCCGGTCGCCGGGGCGTCGCTGCTGGACGAGGCCACCGCGGCGGCCGAGGCGATGGCGATGTGCCACGGCCAGGCGCGGGGGAAGAAGGCGAGGTTCCTCGCCGACGCGGGCTGCCACCCGCAGACGCTCGCGGTGCTCGAGACGCGGGCCCGCGGGCTCGGCATCGAGCTGGTGGTGACGGACGCGGTGGCGGAGGCGGCGGAGGCGCTGGCCGCCGAGGACGTCTCGGGCGTGCTGGTGCAGAACCCGACGACCGACGGCCGGCTGATCCCCGCCGACACGCTGGAGAAGCTCGCCGCCCGCACGCACGAGCACGGGGCGCTGCTGGTCGCCGCGGCCGATCCGCTGTCGCTGCTGCTGCTGCCGGGTCCGGGGCAGTGGGGCGCGGACGTGGCGGTGGGCTCGGCCCAGCGCTTCGGGGTGCCGCTGGGCTTCGGCGGTCCGCACCCGGCGTACCTGGCGACGCGGGAGCAACTCGCCCGCAAGATGCCCGGCCGGCTGATCGGCGTCTCCCGCGACGCGCGCGGCCGCCCGGCGCTGCGGATGGCGATCCAGACCCGCGAGCAGCACATCAAGCGCGACCGGGCGACCAGCAACATCTGCACCGCGCAGGCGCTGCTCGCCAACGTGGCGGGCTTCTACTGCGTGTGGCACGGGGCGGAGGGCCTGCGGCGCATCGCCCGGCGGGTCTGCGGACTGGCGGCCGGGCTGGCGGACGCGCTGCGCGAGAGCGGTGTCGCGGAAGAGGGCACGGTCTCCGAGGAGGGGACCTTCTTCGACACGGTGACGTTCCGGCCGCTGGACGCGGGCGCGTTCGATCGTGCCGCCGAGGCCGGCTTCGACCTCCGCCGCTTCGGCGACGGCCGGCTCGGCGTCACCGCCGACGAGACGACGACGCCGGAGGTCCTCGCCGGCCTGCTCGCCGCCCTCGGCGGTGAAGCCGAGACGGAGCCGCCGCGGACCGAGGAGCCCGCCGCCATCGAGACCCGACGGTCCGCGGTTCTGGAGCACGAGGTGTTCCAGAACCACCGGACAGAGCACGCGATGATGCGGTACCTGCACCGGCTCGCCGCCCGCGACTACGGCCTGTGCCACGGCATGATCCCGCTGGGCTCGTGCACGATGAAGCTCAACGCCGCGGCGGAGATGCTGCCGCTCACGTGGCCGCAGTTCGGAGCGGTTCACCCGCACGCCCCCGCTTCGCGGACCGCCGGCTACCGGCAGCTGTTCGGCGAGCTGGAGCGCGACCTCGCCGAGATCACCGGCTTCGCCGCCGTCTCGCTGCAGCCCAACGCCGGCAGCCAGGGCGAGTACGCCGGCCTGCTGGCGATCCGCGGCTGGCACCGGGCCAACGGCGACGAGGAGCGCGACGTCTGCCTGATCCCGACCTCCGCCCACGGCACCAACCCCGCCTCCGCCGTCATCGCCGGCATGCGGGTGGTGCCCGTCCGGTGCGCCGACAACGGCGACATCGACCTCGACGATCTGACGGCCAAGTGCGAGCAGCACGCCGACAGGCTCGGCGCCCTGATGATCACCTACCCCAGCACCCACGGCGTCTTCGAGGCCGACATCCGACGCTGCTGCGCGGTCGTCCACGAGCACGGCGGGCAGGTCTACATGGACGGGGCGAACATGAACGCCCAGGTCGGCCTCACCAGCCCCGGCGCCATCGGTGCCGACGTGTGCCACCTGAACCTGCACAAGACCTTCTGCATCCCCCACGGCGGCGGCGGCCCGGGGATGGGTCCCATTGGCGTGAAGCTTCACTTGCGGCCTCACCTGCCGGTGAGCCCACTGCGTGGGGTGAGTCAGGAACGCGTTGCGCCTCCGACCGGGGGAACCCCGGTCTGCGGGTCGGCCGGGTTGGCTCCGGCGGAGCGTGTACCCGAGCAGGAGGACGGGGGCTACAGCGTTTCGGCGGCAGAGTTCGGCTCCCCGTCGATCCTCACGATCAGCTGGATGTACATCCGGCTCATGGGCCCCGACGGCCTGCGGGCCGCCAGCGAGCGGGCGATCCTCAACGCCAACTACATGGCGGCCCGGCTGCGCGACGCTTACGAGGTCCTCTACACCGGCCCCCGCGGCAGCGTCGCCCACGAGTTCATCCTCGACGTGCGGCCCTTCGAGCGAAGCGCCGGCGTCACCGTCGACGACTTCGCCAAGCGGCTGATGGACCACGGCTTCCACGCCCCCACCATGAGCTGGCCCGTCGCCGGCACGCTGATGGTCGAGCCGACCGAGAGCGAGACCAGAGCCGAGCTGGACCGCTTCTGCGACGCGATGCTCGCCATCCGCGCCGAGATCGCGAAGGTCGAGAACGGCACCTGGCCCCGCGACGACAACCCCCTCCACCACGCCCCGCACACCGCCGAGGCCGTCACCGACGAGGCCTGGGACCGCCCGTACACCCGGCAGGAGGCCGCGTACCCGTCGCCCGCACAGCGCGAACCCGGCGCCAAGTTCTGGCCGAGCGTCGCCCGCATCGACAACCCCTGGGGTGACCGGAACCTGGTCTGCTCCTGCGCGCCGCTTCCGCCTGCGACGGACTGA
- a CDS encoding protein translocase subunit SecDF, protein MRYPVWKPILLASVVLLSALLLWTQGLNPGIDLAGGTTLTYSVQVPPSADSRTAIEDTIAILKDRVDPRGIRNLVWRGEAGNRLTVQMAQAPPVVGERRQALEQAKRDLLEGNLSERDLEAALSRSGAERDEAVAALAAAHPAQAEALEGLSTLAADRDAARAAYEAAESDPDRGQDAVDAAAVRLLDARDAYRAARDALLAETITPAELERTLALPRDAGRGEAESPRAAALRALKAAAPERSEAVDAVAAASDAYDEVKGPLDDPNDLIRLLRGQGVLEFRIAATSGERPADVERYRTLLAESGTRGGRGEPWRWFPLKDPLSFVDSRNDRAAREAIKADPSRTTAILQASRPGYVFAEYDGEPYMLLANSRGLAMTGDDEWALASAGVGQDPNGAPAVVFNLDVAGAGLLRQMTAPNIGRPMAVLLDGRVYTAPNINDALGRGGVQITGSFNNDEAQALAKTLRAGSLAATLSYDPISIKSTGPQLGRDNLEAGIRASVVALLIVAVFMIVYYFFAGLVAVVALAVTMISILGIMAMLDATFTLPGIAGLVLTIGMAVDANVLIFERIREERVRGVEFPVAVREGFSKAFSSILDANVTSLLTCVVLYYTATSEIKGFALVLGIGILSTLFATLFGSRVLFELAVVYLKPQRMTVLPDKVPVLRRLLEPNIDWFALRRFFLPFSAAVIVLGGIVLVSRGAEVLDIEFRSGTEVVVEFAEGKSMELPEARQRLEAYAEDQAASGDDSVDWLKLENASVVNTKDPVTGATTGFTIATLVSDAEAVSEAVKTAFADVLDTTSAISFADAGRSVGEAAGRVEPIDAGQLSEVIDDPTVQVDTRAYTGGVALVLEGLEPAASVADVTDRIMRMRRQPDFAELGFRDFEVIGLDRGGVNADGEPAFSRMVVLASDGLTDYAADRTGFDAADGLAATEWKLVQDALATDSSLASVTKFDSQVSGTMQQQALAAMVLSILVVIAYIALRFGSFRYGLAAIVALVHDVAAAVGLLAICGWLYGQSWAQAFLLDDFKINLAIVAAILTLIGYSLNDTIIIFDRIRENKGRLPEPTPQIVNDSINQTISRTVLTSGTTLLAVGILYLLGGPGVHGFAFAMLIGVFVGTYSSFAIAAPLLLVGGGKAKKPSPAAAGRPATA, encoded by the coding sequence ATGCGCTACCCCGTCTGGAAACCGATCCTCCTCGCCTCCGTGGTGCTTCTCAGTGCGCTGCTGCTCTGGACGCAGGGCCTCAACCCCGGCATCGACCTCGCCGGCGGCACCACGCTGACGTATTCGGTGCAGGTGCCGCCCTCGGCGGACTCGCGTACGGCGATCGAGGACACCATCGCGATCCTCAAGGACCGCGTCGACCCCCGCGGCATCCGCAACCTGGTGTGGCGGGGCGAAGCGGGCAACCGCCTGACCGTCCAGATGGCGCAGGCCCCGCCCGTGGTCGGCGAGCGGCGGCAAGCGCTGGAGCAGGCGAAGCGGGACCTGCTCGAGGGCAACCTCTCGGAGCGCGACCTCGAGGCGGCGCTGTCGCGCAGCGGGGCCGAGCGGGACGAGGCCGTGGCCGCGCTCGCCGCGGCGCACCCCGCTCAGGCGGAGGCGCTGGAGGGGCTCAGCACGCTGGCCGCCGACCGCGACGCGGCCCGGGCGGCCTACGAGGCGGCGGAGTCGGACCCGGACCGCGGGCAGGACGCGGTCGACGCCGCGGCGGTCCGCCTGCTCGACGCCCGCGACGCGTACCGGGCGGCCCGCGACGCCCTCCTCGCGGAAACCATCACGCCCGCGGAGCTGGAGCGGACGCTGGCGCTGCCCCGCGACGCGGGCCGTGGCGAGGCGGAGTCGCCCCGCGCGGCGGCGCTGCGTGCGCTCAAGGCCGCGGCGCCGGAGCGCTCCGAGGCCGTGGACGCCGTCGCCGCCGCCAGCGACGCCTACGACGAAGTCAAGGGCCCGCTGGACGACCCCAACGACCTCATCCGGCTGCTCCGCGGCCAGGGCGTGCTGGAGTTCCGGATCGCGGCGACCTCCGGCGAGCGACCCGCCGACGTGGAGCGTTACCGCACGCTGCTCGCCGAGAGCGGCACGCGGGGCGGCCGCGGCGAGCCGTGGCGCTGGTTCCCCTTGAAGGATCCGCTCTCCTTCGTGGACAGCCGCAACGACCGCGCCGCCCGCGAGGCGATCAAGGCCGATCCCTCGCGGACGACGGCGATCCTGCAGGCCAGCCGCCCCGGCTACGTGTTCGCGGAGTACGACGGCGAGCCCTACATGCTGCTGGCGAACAGCCGCGGCCTCGCGATGACCGGGGACGACGAGTGGGCGCTCGCCTCCGCCGGCGTCGGCCAGGACCCCAACGGGGCTCCCGCCGTGGTCTTCAACCTCGACGTCGCCGGAGCCGGTCTCCTCCGCCAGATGACGGCGCCGAACATCGGCCGCCCGATGGCGGTTCTGCTCGACGGCCGGGTCTACACCGCCCCGAACATCAACGACGCGCTCGGCCGCGGCGGCGTCCAGATCACCGGCAGCTTCAACAACGACGAGGCGCAGGCGCTGGCGAAGACGCTGCGGGCCGGCTCGCTCGCCGCGACGCTGTCCTACGACCCGATCTCGATCAAGAGCACCGGCCCCCAGCTCGGCCGCGACAACCTCGAGGCGGGCATCCGCGCCTCGGTCGTGGCGCTGCTGATCGTGGCGGTCTTCATGATCGTCTACTACTTCTTCGCCGGGCTGGTGGCGGTGGTCGCTCTCGCGGTGACGATGATCTCGATCCTCGGGATCATGGCGATGCTCGACGCCACGTTCACGCTGCCGGGCATCGCCGGCCTCGTGCTGACGATCGGCATGGCGGTGGACGCGAACGTGCTGATCTTCGAGCGGATCCGCGAGGAGCGGGTCCGGGGTGTCGAGTTCCCGGTTGCCGTCCGCGAGGGCTTCAGCAAGGCGTTCTCCTCGATCCTCGACGCGAACGTGACCTCGCTGCTCACCTGCGTGGTGCTCTACTACACCGCCACCAGCGAGATCAAGGGCTTCGCGCTGGTGCTGGGCATCGGCATCCTCTCCACCCTCTTCGCGACGCTGTTCGGCTCGCGCGTGCTCTTCGAGCTGGCGGTCGTCTACCTCAAGCCGCAGCGGATGACGGTGCTTCCCGACAAGGTGCCGGTCCTCCGGCGGCTGCTCGAGCCGAACATCGACTGGTTCGCGCTCCGCAGGTTCTTCCTGCCCTTCTCCGCCGCGGTGATCGTCCTGGGCGGCATCGTGCTGGTCAGCCGGGGGGCCGAGGTGCTCGACATCGAGTTCCGCTCCGGCACGGAGGTGGTCGTCGAGTTTGCCGAGGGCAAGTCGATGGAGCTGCCCGAGGCGCGGCAGCGGCTCGAGGCGTACGCCGAAGACCAGGCGGCCTCGGGTGACGACTCGGTGGACTGGCTGAAGCTCGAGAACGCGAGCGTGGTCAACACCAAGGACCCGGTCACCGGGGCGACGACCGGCTTCACGATCGCGACGCTGGTGTCCGACGCCGAGGCGGTGTCCGAGGCGGTGAAGACCGCCTTCGCCGACGTGCTCGACACCACCTCGGCCATCTCCTTCGCCGACGCCGGCCGCAGCGTGGGCGAGGCCGCCGGGCGGGTCGAACCCATCGACGCGGGGCAGCTCTCGGAGGTCATCGACGACCCCACCGTGCAGGTCGACACGCGGGCCTACACCGGCGGCGTCGCCCTGGTGCTCGAGGGGCTCGAGCCCGCCGCGTCGGTCGCCGACGTCACCGACCGCATCATGCGGATGCGCCGCCAGCCCGACTTCGCCGAGCTGGGCTTCCGCGACTTCGAGGTGATCGGGCTGGACCGCGGCGGCGTGAACGCCGACGGCGAGCCCGCCTTCTCGCGGATGGTCGTGCTGGCCTCCGACGGCCTCACCGATTACGCGGCCGACCGCACCGGCTTCGACGCGGCCGACGGCCTCGCCGCCACCGAGTGGAAGCTCGTGCAGGACGCGCTCGCGACCGACTCCTCGCTCGCGTCGGTGACCAAGTTCGACAGCCAGGTCTCCGGCACGATGCAGCAGCAGGCGCTCGCGGCCATGGTGCTGTCGATCCTCGTCGTGATCGCCTACATCGCGCTCCGCTTCGGCAGCTTCCGCTACGGCCTCGCGGCGATCGTCGCGCTCGTCCACGACGTGGCGGCGGCCGTGGGGCTGCTCGCGATCTGCGGCTGGCTCTACGGGCAGAGCTGGGCGCAGGCCTTCCTGCTCGACGACTTCAAGATCAACCTGGCGATCGTCGCCGCGATCCTGACGCTGATCGGCTACTCGCTCAACGACACGATCATCATCTTCGACCGCATCCGCGAGA